From Gossypium raimondii isolate GPD5lz chromosome 11, ASM2569854v1, whole genome shotgun sequence:
GATGGGATGATGAGtcatttttagtttaatatttttatttaactaattccaccattttgtttaaatttgaattttaggtttaatatttatttttccaaatactcttttaaaaaaacttcaatTTTTGGGTGAACTATTCAATTCATCacggtttttatttttgtttttgttttgttttagcCATCCAAAGTgaaaccttttattttaatttaattgtccAATCGGtgattaattaacttatataactaatatttattaattgtttatgaaacctattttttattataattttaactcTTTCATACTAAGCTAAAagttacaaattaaattaattaatgtttctttgcttttagcttaatatgaaatattcaagatcatataataaaaagaaatttatgttttttaattaaatattaattatttgagttaatttcattgaaaataatctgaaaatgcaaaataaaaattttattacaaaattaaacatattctAGTGTTACGGGTCATGGATCAAAATCAGTAATGATTTGTTATACTAAAGTTTTAAGCCGTGCCACTAATAAATACTTCATGTATGGTTCTTTTAATGGAACCTAACACAAATATCAGCAATTAACGAATCTAACTCTTCAGCTTGAATTATTTCAACAAAAACTGAAGAAAGAAGCTTACTAATCTCCTTAGCAAGCTCACAGCAAGACAAAGGAAACGGGGATATttgctttctctttttcttagCCATGGACGGTGGTGGAAGAAAGGAATGatctaaaatttgtttttatcttCCCCActaataatgttttttaatgataattaatgGGTAATGATGGAGAAAGCATGGAATCACACTACCATTTattgaattaagaaataattaataccaAGGACTTGGTTAATAGCTTAATAAGGActtgtgaaatttataataaattttcttttcattttgttcacCATGTTCTATTTGTAATTCTATTTCTTAATCCTGTATTTGATTTGTAACTTTCTCGGactcatttaacaatttaagCTTAACACTACCTTTTCCTACATCAAcaaaaaattgggttgttacaatgtAAATGtcaaagattaatttttttagaattaagactaAATATGCTgtgccaattttaaaattgtcacATCATTTTCTATTAGCCATTTAATGAATGGTGATAAAAAAAAGACAAttgaataattagatgactattttataacttaatagaaaagataaaaaaattaaaagaaaatatattttcttttctacccTTCCTTAGCAGAGTTAAAAATGagagggaaaaaaaattaaacttttgaaaaatacataattttgaactaacataCTCATTTTCTCTCATCTTATTATTCCAATTTGGAAGGATTGGTTTTTATGTAGTAGGatgcaaaatagtaatttgtcatatttttttctcacttttcctCTTTACCAAGTACAccccaaatttattttcttttcactttttcaatcgttttcatcctttcatttttcactcaaccaaatacattttaaataatgttaaaattaaacttaaattttaaaactaaaaaaaagttcatttttaatttaattgatataaaattgtgaaatatatgtGCTAATATTCAATCACATCAccctataaaataataaatgcaaTTGTGGACCATAATGcaaatataaattgtaacaaaGAAATTAGGGGGAAAAGGCTGGTAACATTGATGAAGTTGTGGGTGCAAGCACCTTCTCATAAATGCAATAAGTTATATAGTGCGTTTGTTTCACcgaaaattatttacaaaaataattttttcctgtaaaattattattttgaaaatataagttaatttgtgaaaaagaactcgtaattttatttttatctaaaatttaacttaaatcatgcctaataatattatattaataataaaattttatttttaattttaaaatatttaaaatattaatataaaatatataatttcaatattattgaatatacatatttaaattatttatatttaataatacaataaattatcaatataatttattacattaatatttatttaatattaaaattttattttaataaaaattataaaataaaaattttaaatttaaacaatattcttcatatattattgaaaaatatttatagtaataatttaataataaatatgcattacaattataaatatattaataataaatgttttataatatcaaGGTTAAAGTATGCCATAAGTTCATCTACTCTTCATAAATTTGGAAGTTAATAATTgtacttttctttttaagaaattagtccctacatttgatttcaaaatttaggtctaattgttaattctattaatttttgtcaattttgttgatgtaatattttaaataaaaatactcgcTTGGTAGCCACGTagttaaaataatgatgttgtAAAAaacctgaatttaacaaaatatttttaatggtgttaacaattggacctggattttaaaatctaaaaagtaggactaaattcccaaaaacaaaagtatagggattaaattttaaatttataaagagtGTAGagacttataacatattttaacttagtataaaatatgaatatttgtttaCTAGCTTCAACTATCCTTACAACTCTAAAGTATCAATTTGCACTcttatatcatttaaacaaagtttaattagatattatttattgttaaatttatatatgatattgatattacaatatattattttattataaaataaattttgattatcaaAAGGAGATTATACTATGTTATGCATTCTACTAAgaaaaacttttacaaaatgatttggaaattttacttaacaacggaaaatattttacgcaTGATTATTCAAACATcagaaaatgttatttttcagaaattcaattcatttttcaagaatcaacgtaagtatattttataaaggagtgaaaagtaagaaaaataaataaattttaactgcatttgataataaagaaaataagagaaaaatgaTTATTTGGAAAGAGAGAGaatgagaaaaaatttattttagttaaaatgatatatttttaaaaaatttctttttcttttgattttcaattatacctttcaatttttatcatttcaaatgaaaaagaGTGTAATGAACAATTTTGTCTGTTAATCGGAAACGACTCCTCCTCAAAAATCTTATCctatttttctcatttaaacattttttttgttaaaagataTTCAGTCATCAcagaaaattacaaaagatcCTCAGGTAAGAGAAACTGTTACCAGAACGGGCAGGTCCCAATAGCAGAATTTTAGTATTGAGCAGCCTGTTCAACAGGTTGGCTGGCATTAGATAGAGCTCCCTTGCAAATAGTTGAAGCAGCTAACAGGAAATATtgagatagaaaagaaaaaggataggGAAACTATGACACACTTTGTTCTAATTCATGGTATGTGTCATGGAGCTTGGTGTTGGTACAAGATTGTGTCGCTGCTCAAATCAGGCGGTCACCGTGTTACTCCCTTGGATCTTGGTGCCAGTGGAATCAACCCCAAGACTATCACTGACTTGGCTTCCTTGTCCGATTATGCGGAGCCATTGATGGCATTAATGGCCTCTTTGCCTCAAGACGAGAAAGTGATACTAGTGGGTCATAGTTACGGTGGGGTTATCATTTCCTTAGCCATGGAAAGCTTCCCCATGAAAGTATTGGCCGCTGTTTATCTCACAGCTTTTATGCCGAATCATGATTCTCCTATTGCGACTGCAGTAGCTGaggtaataatatatatgaagaAGGCTATGCGTTTTTATGTTCATGTATGTCTGTGTTTTAGTTATCTTTTGTtcggatttgaacttgggttgaATTTTTGTGTGGAAGATAGTCCTTCAGAAGAGCTATGGCGGAGCCGCTCATGGATTTCCAGTTATTGTTTGAAGATGGGTCGGAAAATCCACCAACTCATGCCTTATTTGGACCAAAATACATGGAGGCAATGGTTTATCAACTCTCACCAAAAGAGGTTagtttatttcatttctataaataaatggttattAGATGAACGTGGTTTGTGGGTGCTGATGGTATAATGTTTTGTTGGAATTTGTAGGATATAGAATTGGCCAACACGTTGCTGAGAAAAGGAAAGTGGTTCATGAAAGATTTATCCAAGGAATCTCTGCTATCAAAAGAGAAATTCGGATCCGTTGATCGGGCTTATATAGTTTGCAAAGATGATTTGCTGATAAAAGAAAGCTTGCAGAAATGGTACATCGAAAATAGCCCTACAGATGATGTGAAAGTCATAGCTGGTGCCGATCATATGGCCATGCTTTCCAAACCCCAGGAGGTCTGCAAATGTCTCCAAGAAGTTGCTGAGAAATATAATTGATTCTACCATCAAATATTTCACTTAGCCAACTTtgtaatcaataaataaaacagGTGTTCTACGACGTACggaatctataaaaaaaatggttctTTAAATTCCTGTCGAAATAAAGTTTTAACCTTTTTATGGGTTTTTTAtcgaaataaattaaaaaaaattaaataccgaAATAGGTTGTCAGATAGATTAATTACcgaaatgatatttttttaatggtgtCTATTTGACAGGCgccaatgaattttttatatttaatttttttcttttaataaaatattattaatttttttctcggaTCAGTATATGACCAGGGCATAGATACGAGGCGTGACTAGTTGCGCCTATCTAAGAGGCACCATTGTTGCTTATTTTTTTCCCTATATATACCCCCGAAAATCAAATGAGCACAGATACAAAATTTAGCAGAGGAACGGAAATAAGAAGAtagggagaagaaaaaaagaaaggaaaacaagaagaaggataaggtattttggtttttaaaaaatagaatgtagagtattgttagtaattttattatttgaaagttattttgttaggttattaattttattagcttcgaatgaaaaattttgcattaaaaattttatgtaatttttttgcatttcgaaattgttttaagaattttgaaaattttttaacagaTCTAGTATTAAAGATGGAGaatcagttttttttatatgtgtttatttcgatggagaaattttgacaaccgtgggatgtatatttgaatgtcgcaaacaagtagcaatgagatttaatagaaatatctcgtttgatgatatgaaggaaaaaattagtgaaaaatttATAGACGTTatgggagaaggatatcaaaacttttctacaagtttccagtttcgacagatctaataaaatttaccgaaatagaacttgtagacgatgaagacgtggagacaattgtcgctctttattgtgggaCTCGGAGCAACCAAAATGCACCGATTCGGTTATTTACTAAGTTAGCTGGTGGGGAGGCAACTGAAGATCCCACTCCATTAGGTGAAGAAGATGGAGTTCAAGTTTTGTGTATGGTGGTTCCAGTGTCGTATGTTGATAGCCAATCAACTATACATGGGATCGATATTGATCTTAATGCTGCACCCGAGACTGgtgtggttggtgatgatgtatACTATAGTAGTGATCCTGTTGATCACGAAGTTAATAGTGAGAGTGATCCCGACATAGATGAGGTCGCAGATGATATTGACGACGAAGGCGTGAATGAGGATGGAAACATTAACGCGTTTTCAGTCGGAAACCAGATTCGtcgtattgtgatacacaataatcctggggcACACATGTCTGGGATAGACCCCGATGCGGTGCGGGCAGTCGAGTTTCtggagtaccctgaaatactaCCTGTTTACCGGATGACCGTATATTCTGATCCAGAGGAGTTATTCGTGGGCCAGAGATTTGAAAGTAAGGAATAATGCATATTTGCCATTAAGCGGTATAGCTGAATATATCAGTAGACTACAAAGTCGTCGTGtctaaaccaacattatatattGGAGAGTGTTGGAGGTCGACAAAAGGCTGCAATTGGTGGATACGAGCTGTATTTATCTAGAAGTCGCAGATGTgagagatacgaaaatttgttgggtCTCACACATGTAgttcaacacgtatgacagaagatcatcgaaaacttgACTCCAAAACTATGtgtacgtgtatcatgccaatggtgaaagacatgccgaccattaaagttttggTACTGATTGTCGAAATACAAGCatgattccagtatcgagtatcatacTGGAAGGCATGAATAGCTAAATAGATGGTAATGGAGTAATTGTATGGAGATTTTGATGCATCGTACAATGAGTTACAGGGATGGATAGCCGCTATGAGGGAACACATGCCGGGGACTGTCATTGAGTTGGAGACACGACCTTATTATGGGTCGGATAACCAACtacaatcgagaaaaagaatttttcaTCAGATGTTCTGGACGTTTAATTAATGTGTGTATGCATTTCCCCACTACAAACCATTTGTGCAAGTAGATCGAACCTGACTATATGAAAAATACacacagatcctacttcttgcggttgctcaagacggcaacaggaacgtgctcccgatagcatttgccatCGTTGATAAGGAAAACCTGGAATTGTGAGAGTTCTTCCTTACCaacctgcggaggtatgttattagcaacgGTAATATTTGTATCATCTCTGATAGAGGGAAATGATTAATTGCAGCCATTAGGCATTCCGATGTACCATGGAGATCTGTTGTAAGAATGtagactggaagagacaagttgtgagaatgggtaaagaattaccttatcttttcaatataagttttaatgttttagagcAATACtgtaacttatatttttttaatacatatgcaGCGCACGAGCTAGAGCCACACATTTTTCGTCGAAGAATGGCctgacttgagagtgacatggagggtcaAACCAACACATCTTTTCGACAGTGGTTGGGTATCATGGAGCAGTGACAATGGGCTCAAAattttgacgagggctttcgttatggtcaaatgaccacaaacttggTGGAGGGGATCAACGCTGTGTTATTAAAAACACGGCATCTTTCGATTTCATTTGTCTTCTCGGCTACGTTCTACAAgttggctaccttgatgccaagaatggatCAGCAACAAGTCAACCAGATGGAGGCGGGACACGTCTTTGTCGAAGATGTTagggatgcaatggttgcaAACCATCGGATGGTGAGGTCGATGGCAATAGAAGTATATTTACGACATAATAAAATGTTTCGAGTTACAGAGACCATCGGTCGTCAACCCGGTATACCACCTAGGTTCTACAGAGTTGATATCTGAAACAGACGGTGCGACTGCAGGAGGTttcaaacacttcattatccatgtgcACATGTCGTGGCAGCTTGTGCTAAAGTTGGGCTTAATGTAGAACAATTTATCGATAAAGTGTACACCATCGAAAGCACGTTGCGTGTATGGGAAAACGAGTTCCCCGTGCTTCCTGACCCATCTACTTAGGAGGTACCTCCGATGACCTTCGAGCTTGTCCCAGACAAAAGGTTGCGTAGGAACCCGAAAGGTCGTTCGCAATCATCCAGAATTCATAAcgaaatggacattagggagaaatctgaCGGGAAGCTGTGTGGCGTATACAGATTAGCCGATCATAATCGGAGTAAATGTCCACTCCGAAACTACCATGTTGGACAATCGTCTCAATCGGGTAGAAATTAAGATGTAGTTCATTACATGTTGAGAGGATTGAATCACAAATTTGTCTACAATTTGTTGTAGTTAATCTAatttgaaattacaaaataaaaaaaaccataaaattttatttacaaaaaaggcaaaaaagtcattatttaaatacacagttgactatttaaattgcaaaggcaaaaaaattaaattgataaataaaataccaaaaaaattcattacataaatatgaaattatttatattacaaaaccccctaaaattgatggtttgatggtgtgTTTCTAGGGGTATATTTTTGTGGAGCTCGACGTTCACGTTGCGGGCGATTACGGTGATCAACGTTCTCATCATCCGTATATAGGGGTGTGAGAAACATAGATGAAAAATCATATATCTCAAATGCCATCGATGAACTTGAGCCGAGAGAAATGGAGTACGGCGGTGGATACGAGCCCGCGAAATAGTCATCGCCCTTTAAATCTGGATGATAAGAATTATCCCTAGAATGTAGTTTCGTCTTTGCCTCTGGCTCCGGATCTAGCTCTGGGTCTGGTGTATGATGCAGATCTAGAAGGGGTTGCCAAATTCGTGTCATATGTGGAGGGACTACCATCGACTGTCCACCAAACAGAAATAGTTTCCCTATCTCACAGTACCACTGTATGTACTCTAACGAGGGCTGCAGATCCAAAGCACGATCTATCTGAGGTACCCTCCCCAACTGATTGTTCCACATTGTAATATATTCTTCATGCACTTCTCCCCAATTATGTCCATACCTCCCCCTCTTGTTCATCCTATGGATCTCCCCCAATTATACTGGCAGTGTCGGGATATACTGTATGCAACCGAACTGCCGGGTACTCGATTGCCATGATACCACTCCATTACCTGAAAATTGATAACGGGTGCGCTAATGCACCATAGGTTTGAGTGGACGTGGGCAGATGAGGGATAATCGCCATAATTTCGGAATGAATCGACATCCAAATGAATCGCATGATTAATAACATTGTTATATTAACGcgagtcgagtgagataaaataataaaattaagtttatattggAAAAACTTGCCCCCTCTCCAGCATGATTCTCAATCATTAGACGGTATATCGGAACCGTATATGACCTTCTGATACCTAGATTAGTACTCCATCTACGAAAACAAATTGTTAGAataatataatctaaaaaaagtCAACTAATTATTATAACGAGTAAAAATTCATCACCTATGCCCATCGCAGAAGGATCTGTCATCCGACAAAGTTCGCGATACAACATGGCTAAAACTGCGAACCCCTAACTGTATAAATGAGTGTTATGCAAATTGGATAATAGGGGTAAGTACATCAAGTGGACCTTACTGCCGTTTGCATCCGGCATGAGTACACCCCCTATAAGGTGCATAATGTAAGCTCGAACGGCCTGCATCACCTCCCATTCATTGGCAGTACTCGGCAAATGCTCAAAATTGGCCTTTAGCCATGAAAATCTCAAACTGGTAAATTTTCCCTCACTTGGCGAGTGTCTAAGTAATTCATAGCAAAGGGTAGCCGACCTAGAGATTGAACTTACGCCCATGACTGCATTCCCGTCGATGGGAAGCCCAAGCTGTAGTGCAACATCTTCTAGAGTAACGGTACACTCTCTGCACGGCAAATGAAATGTGTGAGTCTCCGGACGCCATCGCTCGACTAAAGCGAAAATCAAGTCGTATCGCAGATCAAAAGTCCTGATCAATGCCGCTGATCTGAGCCCGGCTAACTTTAAGTATGGTATTAGACGTTCATCTGGCAGAAACCCTACACTATTAACACGGCCCCTCAATACGCGGTACGGACCctgacattattaaattagcaaaatagttaatacaatataatttaattcagcaAATAACATgagtatcaaataaaaattttattaccatctcattaatagtacttgctatgtaattattattaatcaaagaaCCCATTTGCTGGAAATatgcaattaaaaaaatgaattcatttaatttgtttcaaaaaataataaaagcattaaataaataaataatcaaataaattacattatataaaaattaaatgagttaacaaAGAACTATATGATTAAAAGAGTCGATTcgattaaacttttaattaaatgatttttaattttttataaacttataaGTTAAACCCatcaaatactaaactaaacacaacaatttataacttaatcctATCGATGGGCATGATCCATTTTTACCATTGATTTGTTTTTAGTcagatatatatttaaatatttttaataaaataaaaattaatattttatttaaacaaaaatatttttaatataaaaattgatttgtgCCTGTTAGATAGGCgcgattaaaaaatattttttaatataaaaaattgattcgcGTCTGTCAAATAGGcgcaattaaatttttttaaaattgattcgCGCCAGTCAGATAGGCACGATTACAAAAAAATaccatttcggtaattaatcTATCTGACaacttatttcaatatttaatttttctctaaTATATTGGGGTAAAAAACCCCAagttgatataaaaaaaattaaataagttaacaGCAACTATgttcatattatataaaattaaatgagttaacaaAGAACTACATGATTAAAAGAGTCAGTTATggttaaacttttaataaaatgattttaatttttttataaacttatatattaaactcaccaaatactaaactaaacacaacaatttataacttaatcctaaattactaataaattaattttaaaataattacaaacacaaaaatttataacataatcctaaattactaacaaattaattttaaaataattataaaaacaaaaaattacaatattcatacaaaatactaatcaatctttaaattataaacaaaattatttactaaaataatatattatcttttttctttctttctttttcttcttcttctcctttctctcttttctttctctcttccaaTGATAAAAGGGGCTGGGGATCATATTGGGGACCATACTTATAGGccacaaaattgtaattttttcccATTGAAGGGACAACACCATGGTGGTGTTGCAGCAGTAGAGGCAGCAGTGCAGCAACACCTGCCAACAAGGGGGACAGTCATTGGCGCCTACCTCTGAGGCGCAATTAGTGGCACCTATCTGACAGGCGCCACCCGAAAATCTATTTTTTACTCGTATTTTGACTCGTAAATCGTATTTTGGCCCGtatttacatttaaatatttttaataaaaataaaaaataatattttatttaaaccaaaaaaaaatttaatataaaaaattcattgacGCCTGTTAGATAGGcgccattaaaaaaaatataccatttcggtaattaatcTATCTGACAACCTATTtcggtatttaattttttttaatttatttcggTGAAAaaccccctttttatttatatacctATTTAAGTCCTTAACATAAGCAAtcttttgcataaaataaaagattatttaattaaaaattaaaggtctAATACAAATACACACATAATCAGAGTTCTTCAAGGACTTTTTTAGTGTTTTAGCATTGATGTTACGTAAGGGGTAAGGTACACTGACATTTACAGATAACAAAGTAATGATCTCAATGAATGAAAGCAACATATggccaaaaaaaaattgttagagTTGAATTTGTTAGTTGACTGGTAGGAATAAAGTTATTGATTTAGTCAAAATTTATTGTTACTAGGCTTTAGGAGTATCATATTAGTTgataatttttagtgatttgcGTATTAAGTTTGTtcttatttttagtgatttttcagTTGTAATTCAGCCTATACAAAGGTTTCATTATTCATTCAATAATGTACATCAAAATTCATATCGTCAGAGTATTTCAAACTTCCATTTCCTCCTTTTATCCATCTGCTTAGTTTAACAGTGATATCCGAGCTTGGTTCAAATTCCTATGAGTGAGAAACGAAAATTGTAGTAGCAGCAACGTGAGAACAACAATGGCTTCAGAAAATTTTGTGCAGCCGGCCATTCCTCGTTTTGATGGTCACTATGATCATTGGAACATGATGGAGAATTTTTTTTGAGATCGAAGGAATACTAGCAAGTGGTTTTGGATGGCATACCAGAAACAGCTAGAGGCACAGCAGTGTCAGTTGCGCAAAGGGCAGAAATAGAAGCGCTGAAGTTGAAAGATCTCAAAGCAAAGAACTATTTGTTCCAAGCCATTGATCGTTCAATCTTGGAAACCATTCTCTGCAAAGACACTTCCAAGCAGATTTGGGATTTCATGAAGAAGAAGTATCAAGGAATTCTAAAGTATTCAATATGCAct
This genomic window contains:
- the LOC105802204 gene encoding methyl jasmonate esterase 1 isoform X2, which produces MTHFVLIHGMCHGAWCWYKIVSLLKSGGHRVTPLDLGASGINPKTITDLASLSDYAEPLMALMASLPQDEKVILVGHSYGGVIISLAMESFPMKVLAAVYLTAFMPNHDSPIATAVAESFRRAMAEPLMDFQLLFEDGSENPPTHALFGPKYMEAMVYQLSPKEDIELANTLLRKGKWFMKDLSKESLLSKEKFGSVDRAYIVCKDDLLIKESLQKWYIENSPTDDVKVIAGADHMAMLSKPQEVCKCLQEVAEKYN